One stretch of Paenibacillus sp. AN1007 DNA includes these proteins:
- a CDS encoding glycoside hydrolase family 25 protein encodes MQNRTPGNTQGIDVSRYQGSIDWAKVKASGMTFVFIKATEGRTYIDPNFQGNVTGALAAGMMVGTYHFFRGTSVEIAKAEAAHYANTLNKVGGAKALQLPPVLDYENNPGNLSKAQINTVAKAFLTELQRLTGVKPIIYTGNAFARNFDASLGSYDLWIARYSSTRVPDEQTAWKRWTFWQYTDSGRVNGISGNVDMNEFEGTAQQLRARYTAAAPNPTNPTNPTNPNPNPPAEPPKGGEPMTVEEKAAFEALKAQVDRLQARQQMEVPVWAKAAVEAALAYDAKNPLFSIDNGASYDFYRFITVMHRRGLFKK; translated from the coding sequence TTGCAAAATAGAACCCCGGGCAACACGCAGGGCATTGACGTCTCCCGGTACCAGGGCAGTATTGACTGGGCCAAGGTGAAGGCAAGCGGCATGACGTTTGTGTTTATCAAGGCAACCGAAGGGCGGACGTATATCGATCCGAATTTTCAGGGAAATGTAACGGGTGCGCTGGCGGCGGGCATGATGGTAGGAACCTATCATTTCTTCCGCGGAACGTCTGTCGAGATCGCGAAGGCTGAAGCGGCGCATTATGCCAATACGCTGAACAAAGTCGGGGGAGCCAAAGCCTTACAGCTGCCGCCCGTTCTGGACTATGAGAACAACCCCGGTAATCTGAGCAAAGCACAGATAAACACGGTGGCCAAAGCCTTTTTAACGGAATTACAGCGTCTGACAGGTGTGAAACCGATCATATACACAGGCAACGCATTTGCCAGAAACTTTGATGCTTCCCTGGGTTCTTACGATCTGTGGATCGCTCGGTACAGCAGTACACGTGTGCCTGATGAACAGACAGCATGGAAGCGCTGGACGTTCTGGCAGTACACGGACTCGGGCAGGGTGAACGGAATCAGCGGCAATGTGGATATGAACGAATTCGAGGGAACAGCGCAGCAGCTCAGAGCGAGATACACGGCAGCAGCCCCAAACCCGACAAATCCAACCAATCCGACAAACCCGAATCCAAATCCGCCAGCTGAACCACCGAAAGGGGGCGAACCGATGACAGTTGAAGAAAAAGCCGCGTTTGAAGCGCTCAAAGCACAGGTTGACCGTTTGCAGGCACGTCAGCAGATGGAAGTTCCGGTATGGGCGAAAGCTGCCGTGGAGGCCGCGCTGGCCTATGATGCCAAAAATCCGCTGTTCAGCATCGATAACGGAGCGAGTTACGATTTCTATCGTTTCATTACCGTAATGCACCGCAGAGGTTTATTTAAAAAGTAA
- a CDS encoding XRE family transcriptional regulator yields the protein MDAIHIRIGNNLHRIRKHRQLSLDKLANLTKVSKGMLHQIERGETQPTVTTVWKIATGLNISFSSLLKEDEAVVSIAARKEIPDLTEDNGNCRVYLLFPFDPQTRIEMFTIILSPTCNYVSLPHNDGVQEYITVISGVFNLQIKDEIYALQEGQAIRFAGNVEHRYINKSDEDVTIQVVMYYAES from the coding sequence TTGGATGCTATACACATCAGGATAGGGAACAACCTGCATCGTATTAGAAAACATAGGCAGTTAAGCTTAGATAAGCTTGCTAATTTAACAAAGGTTAGTAAAGGTATGCTTCATCAAATTGAGCGAGGAGAAACGCAGCCCACCGTAACAACCGTGTGGAAAATTGCTACGGGACTCAATATTTCGTTTTCGTCTCTACTTAAAGAGGATGAGGCAGTAGTATCCATTGCAGCTCGAAAAGAAATTCCGGATTTAACAGAAGACAATGGAAATTGTAGAGTATACTTACTGTTTCCGTTTGACCCCCAAACCCGTATTGAAATGTTCACGATTATTCTTAGTCCTACTTGTAACTATGTTTCACTCCCACACAATGATGGGGTTCAAGAGTACATTACAGTTATCTCTGGAGTGTTTAATCTACAGATTAAGGATGAAATATATGCCTTACAAGAAGGACAGGCTATACGATTCGCAGGCAATGTCGAACACCGTTATATCAATAAATCGGACGAAGATGTGACAATCCAGGTTGTTATGTATTATGCGGAATCTTAA
- a CDS encoding phage holin family protein yields the protein METVGKWIMAVGSSAASYFFGGWSGVLGVLLVFVILDYLTGIAAAGMTGKLESNVGMFGIARKVFIFAMVSVAHLVDGVLGDGHLFRDAVAFFYIANELLSIIENGGKLGAPIPPAIRQAIEVLKGKGGAGESPGNLSSYTKDSFSQTEPDETELPAAQDDVKKQ from the coding sequence TTGGAGACAGTAGGTAAATGGATCATGGCAGTTGGTAGCTCGGCGGCATCCTACTTCTTCGGAGGATGGTCAGGGGTGCTCGGCGTATTGCTCGTGTTCGTCATCCTTGACTACTTAACCGGCATCGCCGCAGCGGGGATGACGGGTAAGCTTGAAAGTAATGTCGGGATGTTCGGGATCGCACGGAAGGTATTTATATTTGCAATGGTATCGGTGGCTCATCTGGTGGACGGTGTTCTGGGAGACGGACATTTGTTCAGAGATGCGGTCGCCTTTTTTTATATCGCCAATGAGCTGTTGTCGATCATCGAAAATGGGGGCAAGCTGGGTGCACCGATTCCGCCAGCCATTCGGCAGGCGATCGAGGTGCTGAAGGGGAAGGGAGGAGCCGGGGAATCCCCCGGTAACCTTTCTTCGTATACCAAAGATTCTTTTTCACAAACCGAACCGGATGAAACAGAACTGCCAGCAGCCCAAGATGATGTAAAGAAACAATAG
- a CDS encoding YbaK/EbsC family protein has translation MTSQLKDSAQQFQNKLIELGYANKVIELPDSTRTAQEAADTIGCEVSHIAKSIIFRLKSNDKPLLVIASGVNRINEQQINTHVNDSLGKADADFVREHTGFVIGGVPPLGHIESLITLIDEDLLQFREIWAAAGHPKAVFQLTPEELVQMTKGQVICVK, from the coding sequence TTGACAAGTCAACTTAAAGATAGTGCACAACAGTTTCAAAACAAACTAATAGAGTTGGGATATGCAAATAAAGTTATAGAACTACCTGACAGCACACGAACTGCACAGGAAGCTGCCGATACGATAGGCTGCGAGGTTTCACATATAGCTAAGTCAATTATCTTTCGACTCAAAAGTAACGATAAACCCTTATTGGTTATAGCCAGTGGAGTAAATCGAATTAATGAACAACAAATTAACACCCACGTGAATGACAGTTTAGGAAAAGCTGACGCTGATTTTGTACGTGAACACACAGGGTTTGTTATTGGAGGCGTACCACCTTTAGGACATATAGAGTCCCTCATCACTCTTATTGATGAAGACTTGTTACAATTTAGAGAGATATGGGCTGCTGCCGGACACCCAAAAGCAGTGTTTCAATTAACACCCGAAGAATTAGTGCAAATGACAAAAGGACAAGTAATCTGTGTAAAATAA
- a CDS encoding ABC transporter substrate-binding protein, producing the protein MRKKWMSGLLTLALSTVLVLSGCTSSNEGGEGKPAPAEGSDPKAETAAQDTMIMGRGGDSVALDPAIVTDGESLKIGHQVFDSLLDYKEGETEVVPGLAESWEISADGLKYVFKLKSGVKFHDGTDFNADAVVFNFNRWSDPASEYKFEGDSFDYYDSMFGPEDGRVIKEVKALDETTVEFTLNQPQAPFLQNIAMTPFGIGSPKAIQEKKENFKSEPVGTGPFVFKEWKRNDSITLEKNADYWKEGLPKLNKVIVRSIPDNTARFNALQNGEIDVMEDLNPDDLSILESSSELQKIERPPFNVAYIGFNFKKKPFDNVKVRQALNHAVNKQALIDAFFAGQAKPAVNPMPPTLWGYNDSIEDYTYDLEKAKALLAEAGFPDGLPDPVTFYAMPVSRPYMPDGKKIAEAIQADFEKIGVKTNIESPEWATYLDDAKAGEKDDIYMLGWTGDNGDPDNFLYTLLDKDAIPGNNRSFYVNEDLHVLLTDAQKETDQDKRAELYKQAQVIIKEDAPWIPLVHTTPILAGKANLKGFVPSPLGSESYAGAYFE; encoded by the coding sequence ATGAGAAAAAAATGGATGTCCGGTTTATTAACTTTGGCACTGAGTACGGTACTTGTGCTGTCCGGCTGCACCAGCAGCAATGAGGGCGGCGAGGGCAAGCCAGCACCTGCGGAAGGTAGTGATCCCAAGGCGGAAACAGCTGCCCAGGATACGATGATTATGGGACGCGGCGGAGACTCGGTAGCGCTTGATCCAGCCATTGTGACCGATGGGGAATCCCTGAAGATTGGGCATCAGGTATTTGATTCCCTTCTGGATTACAAGGAGGGCGAAACCGAGGTTGTGCCGGGGCTGGCCGAGAGTTGGGAAATTTCCGCGGACGGGCTCAAGTATGTGTTTAAGCTGAAATCCGGGGTGAAGTTCCATGACGGTACCGACTTCAATGCGGATGCGGTCGTTTTCAATTTTAATCGCTGGAGTGATCCGGCAAGTGAATATAAATTCGAAGGAGATTCCTTCGATTACTATGATTCGATGTTTGGGCCGGAGGACGGACGCGTGATCAAGGAAGTGAAGGCGCTCGATGAAACAACGGTTGAGTTTACTTTAAACCAGCCGCAGGCACCTTTCCTGCAAAACATTGCGATGACCCCGTTTGGCATAGGCAGTCCAAAGGCGATTCAGGAGAAAAAAGAAAACTTTAAGAGCGAGCCCGTAGGCACCGGTCCATTTGTATTCAAAGAGTGGAAGCGGAACGACTCCATTACCCTGGAGAAAAACGCGGACTACTGGAAGGAAGGACTGCCGAAGCTGAACAAGGTGATCGTGCGCTCCATCCCGGATAACACGGCCCGTTTCAATGCGCTGCAGAATGGCGAGATTGATGTCATGGAAGACCTGAACCCGGATGATCTGAGCATTCTGGAGAGCAGCAGCGAGCTGCAGAAGATTGAACGTCCACCGTTCAACGTGGCGTATATCGGCTTTAATTTTAAGAAAAAACCGTTTGATAATGTCAAAGTCAGACAAGCCCTCAACCATGCCGTTAACAAACAAGCACTCATCGATGCCTTTTTTGCCGGCCAGGCCAAGCCTGCCGTGAACCCGATGCCGCCTACGTTATGGGGCTACAATGATTCGATTGAAGATTACACCTATGATCTGGAAAAAGCAAAAGCGTTACTCGCCGAAGCCGGCTTCCCTGACGGGCTGCCTGATCCGGTGACATTTTATGCCATGCCGGTATCTCGTCCGTACATGCCAGATGGCAAGAAGATAGCGGAAGCGATTCAGGCAGATTTCGAGAAAATTGGCGTGAAAACAAACATCGAATCCCCCGAGTGGGCGACTTATCTGGACGATGCCAAAGCCGGGGAGAAGGACGATATCTACATGCTTGGCTGGACAGGGGACAACGGAGACCCGGATAACTTCCTGTATACCCTTTTGGACAAAGATGCCATTCCGGGCAACAACCGCAGCTTCTATGTGAATGAGGATCTGCATGTGCTGCTGACAGATGCGCAGAAAGAGACGGATCAGGACAAACGTGCCGAGCTGTACAAACAGGCCCAAGTGATCATCAAGGAAGATGCACCCTGGATTCCGCTTGTGCATACAACGCCGATCTTGGCTGGTAAAGCGAACTTGAAAGGGTTTGTACCTTCTCCGCTCGGAAGCGAATCGTACGCAGGTGCTTACTTTGAATAA